Below is a window of Lagenorhynchus albirostris chromosome 11, mLagAlb1.1, whole genome shotgun sequence DNA.
TCACAACCGGGGCTTTTAATGAGTTAGGatagactaaaataaaaatagagtacaCTGCAAGTACATTACCAGAGTAAAGTATTATCTTATTAAActtgtttcagttttctttgtgtATACTGAGGCACAAGAGCATTTCTTACTGTGAATCGTGGTAGAGAAGCTAAAATatagaaaagctttttttttttttctctctctgttgtggGTACGGAGGTCTGAATCCCTACATTTTTGAACCTAGGTCATAGTCAGCAGTAGCAAAActaaaaatccaaattcctttctTTGGGCTGGTTAAGGTCCAGTCCTATTTTATGATTTGTGATGCAGAAATAGTACAAGAAATGATGAAAACGTTCCTTCAGGGAACACTCACGAATCCTTAATAAAGCATTCAGATGGTGGTAGCTCATGGAAAAGGTGGGTAAACTGAGGAATATACAGAAAACTAGTACTCTGCCTGGAATTCTGAGGAGACAGCCAGGATACTCTCAAACCCTTTGTTCGCCCACTGCTCCCTCTGTTTCTGTGCGTGGTTGGACCGGAATGTAGCTGGAGAGAATGGGAAACAGGGCAGGATAGGGCTGCACCCCGGGGAGAATCCACTCCCTTCTTACAGCTTCTGGAATGGTTCAGGTCAGTGGCTTTTCAAATATCCTGTGGGACTGGAGCAGACTTGAATTCCTTTTATCAAAATCTGTTCCGGAAGACAAAAGCTTATACTGAGTGTTAAAGATGAGGCTGTTGTCAATCTGATGACCTTCTAtccgaattttttttttaaaaggatgagtTAAGGACTAAGCAGGGGAAATTCCTTCAAAAtgttttgtggggcttccctggtggcgcagtggttgagagtccgcctgccgatgcaagggacgcgggttcgtgccctggtccaggaagatcccacatgctgcggagcggctgggcccgtgagccatggtcgctgagcctgcgtgtccggagcctgtgctccgcaacgggagaggccacaacagtgagaggcctgcgtaccgcaaaaaaaaaaaaaaaaaaaaacgttttgtGTATTGCTTCTAGTGCAAGGATCAGTAACTCTGACATGCTTTATAAAAATGCTATTCTCACCAGATTTTAAATCTAACATTTATAAGCTGACCTCAAGGCAAACTGTGATTTTGCTGACCTCTAGTGGGTAAAACAGATTATGACTCTAAGCCATTTACAGTGAAGGTTAATTACCGGTGGGATGGTTAACAAACATTTAGCTCTTCACACCGCTTTGTTCTGTTGCTTTTTAAAGCAGAGACTATTTGTTTCAGGAGTTGCTGTTATTTACAGTTTCAGATACAGTTTTCTTAGTTTATCCAAATAGCTTCCACCTTAAGACCTggaccatttttatttcttcccctcTGGCATTTACTTTCCAAGGATCAACAACAAGGcatttcctctcccctctctttttACCTCACTTATCACTGAGCATCAGAAAACTACCAAGGTTACCTTTTGTGAACACTCTTTTGTGTAAAGTCTATCATCAGACTGATATCCAATTACATCCAAATTATGAATATCAAAATCACAGTCTGCTTGAAACAGATTCAGacagaacgaacttatggttaccaggggggaagggatagctagggagtttgggattgacatgtacacactgctacatttaaaatggataatcaacagGGACTGTATACTGtatacagggaactctgctcaatattaaataacctaaatgggaaaagagtttgaaaaagaatagatacatgtatatgtataagtgaataactttactgtacacctgaaactatcacaacattgttaatcaactatactccaatataaaacaaaaagtttttaaaagtcacagtctgtttgagaaaaacaattttcattttaaataagtattgCAAAGAGGTCATCAATCCATTATAATTATTAACAAGCTCTATGACCTTGTGTGAGTTATTTATTCTCCTGGTCCTGAGTTTTACCATCTGTAAAAACAAGTACATAGTAATCCCAAATTAGCTGTATCTGTTATTATATGCTAGGATGAAGAAGTCATTCTTGCAGTCCAACACTAAACCAAAGTCTAACCGAGAAAGGGCGTGCCTGTGGTGGACTGTCTAATGGCCATGGAGTTCATTCATTCCTCTAAATAAGGAGCACACAGGGAGAAGGACTCTCTAGTGTTAGGACCATACAGGTATATTTATGGAAGTAGGAAAGTGTGACATTTGTTTGGGCTACAGGGGAAAGGACTTAGGCtgggaagcaaagaaagaaaaacactgtggGATCTTACTATGAGTCTACTGTGCTTGTCAATTTCACTTACTGGGAGTGCAAGTGTAGGGGTGGGGGACAGAGAACGCTCAGAAAATGTTTCCCGATTGTTTTTATGCAGATGATGTGACTCCAGTGACTCCAGAGACATTCACAGAAGATCCTAGTAGGAtactcttttgtttatttctttgctttcaaaCTGGGGATAGAAGGGTTGAGGTCTGTACATCCTTCCTTAAAGGAAGACTAGAacagtaagtcccctgcatacaaaccttcaagttgcgaactttcaaagactTGAACATTCTCATGTCCAATCACCTAAGTGAGTTCttgtgtctggcgtacattgtcacgtgtgtgcatcctctacaagtggatgtgcttttgtgtactttactgtacggtactgtatagagtacagtagtacagcatctttatttcaagcccaggatgtccagaagcaagtgtaaaagcagcagtgatgtagctggtactactgtactttacAAGGTACTGTacgattaaaaatgtttattttttgtgtttgttttttatgtattattcatgtgaaaagtattataaacctgttACAGTACAGCACCACATAGCCGATTGTGTTCGTTGGGTATctaagctaactttgttggacttacgaacaaattggacttacaaaggTGCTCTCGAAAcagaactcatttgtatgtaggggacttgctgAGGTTCAGAGCTCTGTTGTCTACCTTAGGTGCCACCGAGGGCTCTAAACATGCCCAATCTTTTTATCGCTCCCTTATATTTTCCCCAAGAGTCCACATTCTTTCACTTCAATCTTGCCTCCTTTTAGATCATCATCCCTTCATCTGGCTCCTCTTTGCTACTTTTCCGACTTGCATTTTTCATTCCCTATGTTGTATCTTTGCAGATCTGGTGAATGATCCTGCTACAGATGAAACAGGTAGGTTTCACTCCTACAGGTATGTTTCATCTCCTTAAAGATGGCGTGATTCTTGTTAATATTCACAATTATTTATTCCAGCTCTTGAATTAATCATGTATTTTTATTACAGGGAAAGGGATGTTGTTCAGTGACGGTGGGATAAAAGGAAAGAATCCTGCTAGTCCTCTAAAAACAGGAAGCAAAGTGGATTAATAGCTTAAAAAGCATGAATTAAAGTCTTCCAAAAATTAGCATCATGTCAACAGGgcaaataatattcaaaaatatttaattattttcaattaaCTTTATTCCCTCGGACATAATACACAAACCCAGCCACAGTCTTGACTTTGTCCTGTTATCTATATTCTTCCCTCTTGCCTTCTGCCTTCCCCTTAGCCAATTCGAAACCCTCCTCACACCGCTGTTTTGTGCCTTTTCAGTTCTGGCCGATATCAAGCCTCCCACAGATGACCTGGGTAAGTTCAGATCTGGGATCCCAGGGCCACCAGGCCCGTTCTGGTCTTTCCCTATCCCCCATGACAGAAGGCAGTATGGCTGGTGAAGGATCCTAATTAGGGCTACCATTTTATGTAGCACAATTGTCCAACAGTATAAGttaaattaaagacatttttgaTCCCCTAACAAGCAAGAACTGCGCGAGGGGTTTGATACACAAAATACCAAGACTTGATTTTTCTCTCCAAGTTTCTGAGACTGGATGGGTAAAGGTAAGACAAGGGTGAACAAAACTGATCTTCTTCTAGATATCTTTTGTCTAGTAGACGAGAtagacaaaggaatggataaccTTATTCAGTTTTACAAATGCTATAATCAGGATAAGCAAAAGAAGCTGTGGAAGACTCAAAGAGTCCTTGACTATACTTTGTGTTGGGAGTTAGGAAAGGCTTTTATGGAAGGCATATTGACTAGGTTGATTCTTGAAAGACAAGTGAATAGAAAGGGGAAGAGCTTTTAGGTAAAGAAAACAATATGGGCAAAGGCttagaatggaaatgaaaaccaaTCAGAGAATAATGCATGCAAAGGAAGGTCCTAAGCAGATTCATGAACTGGAAAGCCAGTGAGAATGCTTTTGCCTAGTCCCAATAAAATATGATGGCCTGAACTACATTAGAGGTAAGGGAGAGAAATGAGCTGTCAGCGAGCAGGGACTGTTGAGATGATGTCCAGTTTTCTATTAGGTAGACGGTAGCTATTGGGTGGATGGTGGTACCAATGTGAATATTGGTGAAGGGGAAAGATAAGGCAGTTTGAGATATGGaaggatcttttttaaaaaaaaatccatgaactCTTCCACAAAAATGGCAGTTGGATTTGTAGGTCTTGAGCGTATTAGGAGAAAGATCTGGGCTAGACATATAAGTTTGAGAATTCTCAACATATAAACCTGTAATTGAAACCATGAGACAGATATAGCATTCTTCCTATGGTATCCTATAAGCAACCCTTCCAAAGACATTTTTACAGATAACTCCCGTGGTTAGTCTATTTCCTCAAGACTCATCTTACTCCTTGACTTATTCTCCATTTTACAAACTTCGCTGGTATTTAACCTGCCCCTAGGTTAGGGCTGGATGTGACTATGACCCTTGCTATTCTTTACCAAATAACTTTTATCCAAGAACCCATGATGATGTATCTAGAGCTTCCACAGCAGAATAATAATCTTTTCTCCCCTTAGCTCCAGGATGACGCTCTTCTGAGCATGGCTCGTTGCCTTGTGTTTCTACTAAATTTGCCTCTTGATAGAAACAAAGATATTCTCAATACAATGAGTTTCTCAACTCTctaggagagaaaggagaaagacaaaaatcatttaaaatcatgTTAAATCTCTTCAATTTTGTGGATCAAAACACCCCATTATGGGTTTTCTTTTAGAAGTGGCTAAAAAAGAGTTATTAATTCATCTATTTATGGGTGCCGCTAGTGGGTCTCAAGTAAGGCAACATGACAGTTACAGGGCAGTGACTTCTAGAAGCAGTAATAACTGAATAAAATTTTTGCCTTCTAGCCTCGTCCGATAAAAATACCACCACAGGTATGAATGTCTTTTGCATGtctttttttaagctttgtttcTCCTTCCTGAGAATTCCTTGTCCTTGCTCTTGGGAGGATACTTGGTACATCTTCTAGTTTATTTCCAATTCTATCTCAAAGCGTATTTGTAATACTCTTCAttatcctcccaccccaccccactgttTTATGAGCTCCTGTTCTAAAAGTCATGGGAAAAAGATGGGACCACCGTTGCATGGTCCCAGACCAGTCTTCTCCCTAAACTACTTTGGACACTATCTGTTGGTTAGTGGGTTGGGAAGTGACTGCAAGGACTCCATATGACTGTAGATGTCATGCTTTCTCTAATGTACTGATAATTCTGATGTGCAGATAGGGttgaaaacccaccagaacagAGAAATAGTGACCCACCTTAGAATTCAAATTCTTCAGAATGGGACTGCTAGCATTTGATATTTCATGTTGCCACCTGTATAACCctagaaggatttttttcctagaaGAGACCTCAGGGACTATTTTAACCCACTTTCCTTCCAGGTAGGGAAGCacctaaatttcattttttagccAACTTCTATTATTGCTTTGTTTTGGTGACAGGAAGAACATGCCCCAACTTACAGTGATCCCCTGTAGAGATTACTTTGTAGGTTTTCCCcagctctctctcccctcctccatccccttaACCCTTTGTTCATGCCTGTTTGTTATGCCTCCCCGTGTTTTTTATGTTGGGCCTCTTCAGAGTGCCGGGATGAGAAATTTGCCTGCACAAGACTCTACTCTGTGCATCGGCCAGTGAAGCAATGCATCCATCAATTATGCTTTACCAGGTAAAGGTCCCAGAACACCTAGGGAGCATCGTCCGTGATAGTGCTTTCATGTCAGTAACTATTTAATGAGCATCCCTGTGGAATTTCGGTCTTTGGAGGGGCAGACGTTTCTTAGCATAACCCTCTTAGCTACTCCTGAAGGTGCCAATGAGCACGTGGAGTATGGACTGAGGCACACAGAGAACAGTTTGACTAATAAGTGTAGACGCTAGAAGGCAAACGAAGGTGGGGGCTGGAGGCAGGATCATCCTGAGGGAAACTCCAGTCTATCAAATGTACCACCTCACTGAAAAAGGCTGGAGCTAAACATCCAAGTGTGAAGGTAGAAAATAGTAGGGAATGGTGGGGAGGAGTATGAAGCTTGAGTCTAGGTGGAGTGTGCAAAGTGTCACCAAGAAGAGTGATTGATCCCATTCCCGTCTCCTACACTacttggggaggtggggtgggtctGAAACACTTAAGGAAATCCAGATAAGGGGAGAACAGATAGGGAAGAGTGGGACATACAGGAGTTGAAGAGGCATCACAGGCCGAGGCTATATCTCCCTCTCAATGCTTTTTCTATCTCCTTCCTGCACCGTGACATTTGCACTGGTGGCAGTTTACGGCGTATGTACATCATCAACAATGAGGTCTGCTCCCGTCTTGTCTGTAAAGAGCATGAAGTTATGAAAGGTAAGACTGGCTTTTTAGTGGGGAGGGACGGTAATGAGAGTGATAACTAGGCACAAGACGCTAACAGATCTAAGGTCTGGCTTTGCAGGAGGGCTTTAGGCTATTCCCTGACGTACAATAGCTCCCGTTCCAACACGTTACCCCAGATAAACAATCTAAGGAAAGCAGTACGCTTACTATATACATAACCCTAAGAAAAGCACCCCTCCCCAGATCTCTTTCCAACTAGACAGCAACCCCTAACTTCTCTTACATAGAGATAGAAATTTCAGATGCTCTGGTTGCTTTGAAGATCATTCAGCAGACTTCTAGATGGAAGGCCAagtcagccattaaaaataacagtctctgggcttccctggtggcgcagtggttgagagtccacctgccgatgcaggggacacgggttcgtgccctagtccgggaggatcccacatgccgcggagcggctgggcccgtgagccatggccgctgagcctgcgcgtctggagcctgtgctccgcaacgggagaggccacaacagtgagaggaccgcgtgaaaaaaaataaaaataaaaataacagtctCTACTCGTCTGCAGCCACGTTCATAACTCTGCGGGGGCGGGGAAAGCCACTGATTTGGAGGCAGTAGCATTTGGATATGTGAAAAATCAACTGGACTCCTAGACACCAGCTACCT
It encodes the following:
- the MFAP5 gene encoding microfibrillar-associated protein 5 isoform X1, with translation MLLLGPKVLLFLTVLIIPSDWTPLGVNSQRGDDVTPVTPETFTEDPNLVNDPATDETVLADIKPPTDDLASSDKNTTTECRDEKFACTRLYSVHRPVKQCIHQLCFTSLRRMYIINNEVCSRLVCKEHEVMKDELCRQMAGLPPRRLRRSSYFRLPPCDDVNLQRPSGL
- the MFAP5 gene encoding microfibrillar-associated protein 5 isoform X2; the encoded protein is MLLLGPKVLLFLTVLIIPSDDVTPVTPETFTEDPNLVNDPATDETVLADIKPPTDDLASSDKNTTTECRDEKFACTRLYSVHRPVKQCIHQLCFTSLRRMYIINNEVCSRLVCKEHEVMKDELCRQMAGLPPRRLRRSSYFRLPPCDDVNLQRPSGL
- the MFAP5 gene encoding microfibrillar-associated protein 5 isoform X3, whose protein sequence is MLLLGPKVLLFLTVLIIPSDLVNDPATDETVLADIKPPTDDLASSDKNTTTECRDEKFACTRLYSVHRPVKQCIHQLCFTSLRRMYIINNEVCSRLVCKEHEVMKDELCRQMAGLPPRRLRRSSYFRLPPCDDVNLQRPSGL